The Antennarius striatus isolate MH-2024 chromosome 11, ASM4005453v1, whole genome shotgun sequence genome window below encodes:
- the LOC137603962 gene encoding growth-regulated alpha protein-like → MNLQSIWQLAFLGLCLVLITVRESDSTFVPGRCLCPQTQRSIRARPKEFTVYPKTPGCNKATVIVTLRRNNNLVCLDPEAPLGKQLIHCWKRSQKLGRDVKRCLKRRRRGRGSRQRSQGQSRRPNSQ, encoded by the exons ATGAATCTTCAGTCCATCTGGCAGCTTGCCTTCCTGGGCCTGTGCTTGGTACTGATCACAG TGAGAGAGTCAGACAGCACGTTTGTGCCGGGAAGATGCTTGTGTCCACAGACGCAACGGAGCATCAGAGCACGACCCAAAGAGTTCACTGTGTACCCGAAAACCCCCGGGTGTAACAAGgctacagtaat cGTGACACTGAGGAGAAATAACAACCTGGTGTGTCTGGATCCAGAGGCACCTTTGGGCAAGCAGTTGATTCACTGctggaaaag ATCTCAAAAGCTGGGTCGTGATGTGAAGCGGTGtctgaaaaggaggaggagaggaagaggttcTCGACAGAGGAGCCAGGGGCAAAGCAGAAGACCCAATTCCCAGTAG
- the tmem72 gene encoding transmembrane protein 72 isoform X2, with translation MCAVGIETLHHGEFNSLGVYLLVSSVAIMIFEMAYFLDALLFMCLPCPPDWQLFVLWGKMARVGGFQKFLYYSIMSVICFLHPVLVWHATIPGIMLLVTALFNFILSKKTKVESPKRPKENQGDQDLANTCVTEEASSDSNFSFLLVGRGRGLTSTSRDCCVSSVERGECIQAMLESEQTAAPKGTDRERRRWKERRLIFFRGKEEPMEREMEEMDCYSEPEPDTTADTAPMITD, from the exons ATGTGTGCTGTTGGAATTGAGACCCTGCATCATGGAGAATTCAACAGCCTGGGCGTCTACCTACT GGTGTCTTCTGTCGCCATCATGATTTTTGAGATGGCCTATTTCCTGGATGCTCTATTGTTCATGTGTCTTCC CTGCCCTCCAGACTGGcagctgtttgtgttgtggGGTAAGATGGCTCGTGTTGGAGGCTTCCAAAAGTTCCTCTATTACTCCATAATGTCGGTGATCTGCTTTTTGCACCCTGTATTGGTGTGGCATGCAACCATCCCAG GAATAATGCTTCTGGTGACAGCGTTGTTTAACTTCATACTaagcaagaaaacaaaggttGAGTCTCCAAAAAGGCCAAAGGAGAACCAAGGAGATCAAGATCTGGCTAATACGTGTGTGACCGAGGAAGCATCATCTGACAGTaatttctccttcctcctcgtgGGAAGAGGCCGGGGACTGACTTCCACCTCAAGGGACTGTTGTGTCAGCTCAGTGGAGAGAGGAGAGTGCATCCAGGCCATGTTAGAGAGTGAGCAGACAGCAGCACCTAAAGGcacagacagggagaggaggaggtggaaagaGAGGAGGCTGATATTTTTCAGAGGTAAGGAGGAGCcaatggagagagagatggaggagatggactGCTACAGCGAACCAGAGCCAGACACCACTGCAGACACTGCACCGATGATTACAGACTGA
- the tmem72 gene encoding transmembrane protein 72 isoform X1 codes for MVNSQRTWWIVVECTCRILGVSTATVMCAVGIETLHHGEFNSLGVYLLVSSVAIMIFEMAYFLDALLFMCLPCPPDWQLFVLWGKMARVGGFQKFLYYSIMSVICFLHPVLVWHATIPGIMLLVTALFNFILSKKTKVESPKRPKENQGDQDLANTCVTEEASSDSNFSFLLVGRGRGLTSTSRDCCVSSVERGECIQAMLESEQTAAPKGTDRERRRWKERRLIFFRGKEEPMEREMEEMDCYSEPEPDTTADTAPMITD; via the exons ATGGTGAACTCACAGAGAACTTGGTGGATTGTTGTTGAGTGCACCTGCAGGATCCTTGGCGTATCTACAGCAACGG tgATGTGTGCTGTTGGAATTGAGACCCTGCATCATGGAGAATTCAACAGCCTGGGCGTCTACCTACT GGTGTCTTCTGTCGCCATCATGATTTTTGAGATGGCCTATTTCCTGGATGCTCTATTGTTCATGTGTCTTCC CTGCCCTCCAGACTGGcagctgtttgtgttgtggGGTAAGATGGCTCGTGTTGGAGGCTTCCAAAAGTTCCTCTATTACTCCATAATGTCGGTGATCTGCTTTTTGCACCCTGTATTGGTGTGGCATGCAACCATCCCAG GAATAATGCTTCTGGTGACAGCGTTGTTTAACTTCATACTaagcaagaaaacaaaggttGAGTCTCCAAAAAGGCCAAAGGAGAACCAAGGAGATCAAGATCTGGCTAATACGTGTGTGACCGAGGAAGCATCATCTGACAGTaatttctccttcctcctcgtgGGAAGAGGCCGGGGACTGACTTCCACCTCAAGGGACTGTTGTGTCAGCTCAGTGGAGAGAGGAGAGTGCATCCAGGCCATGTTAGAGAGTGAGCAGACAGCAGCACCTAAAGGcacagacagggagaggaggaggtggaaagaGAGGAGGCTGATATTTTTCAGAGGTAAGGAGGAGCcaatggagagagagatggaggagatggactGCTACAGCGAACCAGAGCCAGACACCACTGCAGACACTGCACCGATGATTACAGACTGA